Proteins encoded together in one Triticum dicoccoides isolate Atlit2015 ecotype Zavitan chromosome 7B, WEW_v2.0, whole genome shotgun sequence window:
- the LOC119336069 gene encoding chlorophyll a-b binding protein 1B-21, chloroplastic codes for MAMASSSGLRSCSAVGVPSLLAPSSRSGRSGLPFCAYATTSGRVTMSAEWFPGQPRPAHLDGSSPGDFGFDPLGLATVPENFERFKESEIYHCRWAMLCVPGVLVPEALGLGNWVKAQEWAALPDGQATYLGNPVPWGNLPTILAIEFLAIAFAEQQRTMEKDPEKKKYPGGAFDPLGFSKDPAKFEELKLKEIKNGRLAMLAFVGFCVQQSAYPGTGPLENLATHLADPWHNNIGDIVIPRNIYGP; via the exons ATGGCGATGGCGTCGTCGAGCGGCCTGAGGAGCTGCAGCGCCGTGGGCGTACCGAGCCTGCTTGCGCCTTCATCCCGGTCCGGCCGCTCCGGGCTGCCGTTCTGCGCCTACGCCACCACCTCCGGCCGCGTCACCATGTCCGCCGAGTGGTTCCCCGGCCAGCCCCGCCCCGCCCACCTCGACGGCTCCTCGCCAGG GGACTTCGGGTTCGACCCCCTGGGCCTCGCCACCGTGCCAGAGAACTTCGAGCGGTTCAAGGAGTCCGAGATCTACCACTGCCGCTGGGCCATGCTCTGCGTG CCTGGGGTACTGGTGCCGGAGGCGCTGGGGCTGGGCAACTGGGTGAAGGCGCAGGAGTGGGCGGCACTCCCCGACGGGCAGGCGACGTACCTGGGCAACCCGGTGCCCTGGGGCAACCTGCCGACCATCCTGGCGATCGAGTTCCTGGCCATCGCCTTCGCGGAGCAGCAGCGCACCATGGAGAAGGACCCGGAGAAGAAGAAGTACCCCGGCGGCGCCTTCGACCCGCTCGGCTTCTCCAAGGACCCCGCAAAGTTCGAGGAGCTCAAGCTCAAGGAGATCAAGAACG GGCGGCTGGCGATGCTGGCGTTCGTGGGGTTCTGCGTGCAGCAGTCGGCGTACCCCGGCACCGGCCCGCTGGAGAACCTGGCCACGCACCTCGCGGACCCGTGGCACAACAACATCGGCGACATCGTCATCCCCAGAAATATCTACGGCCCTTGA